Proteins from one Candidatus Nitrospira nitrosa genomic window:
- a CDS encoding polysaccharide biosynthesis/export family protein: MVAQVGCLGPVTSREYKASDVPTEFLLGSEDQIEINVWKNPDLSRVTLIRPDGYVSMPIIGDIQAAGLTADALAAQITERLKGYIQNPSVSVNVKELNSYSVFVLGEVTKPGKYQLKSYVTVLQAISMAGGFTNYASKNRLQVVRVIESPGHKRQEIHIPLRYDDLVSGRGEPGNIVLASGDTLVVP, encoded by the coding sequence ATGGTGGCTCAAGTTGGTTGTCTCGGGCCAGTTACATCAAGGGAGTACAAGGCATCCGACGTACCGACAGAATTCCTCCTGGGTTCTGAAGACCAAATTGAGATTAATGTCTGGAAGAACCCGGATTTGTCACGTGTCACCTTGATACGGCCGGATGGGTATGTGTCGATGCCTATTATTGGAGATATCCAGGCTGCGGGACTTACGGCTGATGCGCTTGCAGCCCAGATCACGGAACGCTTGAAAGGCTATATCCAAAACCCTTCGGTCTCGGTCAACGTGAAGGAACTTAATAGCTATTCAGTGTTTGTGTTGGGTGAAGTCACAAAGCCTGGAAAGTATCAACTGAAGTCGTATGTAACGGTGCTCCAGGCCATTTCTATGGCTGGAGGGTTTACAAATTATGCCAGTAAGAATAGGCTGCAGGTTGTGCGAGTGATTGAAAGCCCAGGCCATAAACGTCAAGAAATCCATATTCCACTCCGTTACGACGATCTCGTGAGTGGTCGTGGCGAGCCGGGGAACATCGTGTTGGCGTCTGGTGATACTCTGGTTGTGCCATGA
- a CDS encoding ATP-grasp fold amidoligase family protein → MAHSFKTIEASTFRDSLHGTWVYAIFNRLRSIKQQLTRQSDGEAILKQRYLCVHGRPLTDMNPQTFTEKLYWRMLAWNRVVPPIFVQLADKLSAREYVASKVGNKYLPLLLWHGQNPALIPFNALPIEYVVKSNHASRQVIVAREPVDHDAIIATCRKWIGGNFYWVSREGQYLNIQPQIMLEECLRDHDGNLPLDYKIWCFNGVPELIQVINFARDSHSFYDTSWNALDLSYSVGKSRPDRPRPDHLEEMISLATRLSIGFGFVRVDLYNLAGRIYFGELTFTPTAGMMKMQPGRWDVELGKKWDVSLEYL, encoded by the coding sequence ATGGCACATTCCTTCAAGACAATAGAAGCTTCTACTTTTCGAGACAGTCTGCACGGTACCTGGGTCTACGCTATCTTTAACCGATTGCGAAGCATTAAGCAGCAGTTGACTCGTCAATCGGATGGTGAAGCCATTTTGAAGCAGCGCTATCTTTGTGTACATGGGAGACCTCTCACCGATATGAATCCACAGACTTTCACGGAAAAGCTCTATTGGAGGATGCTTGCCTGGAATCGAGTCGTGCCTCCCATCTTTGTACAGTTAGCCGATAAGCTCTCTGCCAGGGAGTATGTGGCAAGTAAGGTTGGAAATAAGTACTTACCACTGCTTCTCTGGCACGGTCAAAATCCTGCCTTGATTCCCTTCAATGCCTTACCGATTGAGTACGTGGTTAAATCAAATCATGCGAGCCGACAGGTGATCGTGGCCAGGGAGCCAGTTGACCATGATGCGATCATTGCAACCTGCAGGAAGTGGATCGGTGGCAATTTCTACTGGGTATCCCGGGAAGGCCAGTATTTGAATATTCAACCCCAGATAATGCTAGAAGAATGTCTGCGGGATCATGATGGGAACCTGCCGCTCGACTATAAGATTTGGTGCTTTAATGGTGTGCCGGAGCTGATTCAGGTGATTAATTTCGCGCGTGATAGTCATTCGTTCTACGATACGTCATGGAACGCGTTGGATCTTTCGTATTCCGTTGGGAAGTCCAGGCCAGACAGGCCTAGACCGGATCATCTGGAGGAGATGATTTCCCTCGCAACCCGGCTGTCCATTGGTTTTGGGTTCGTTCGGGTTGATCTCTACAACCTTGCCGGGCGTATCTATTTCGGAGAGTTGACCTTTACTCCTACCGCTGGAATGATGAAGATGCAGCCTGGCAGATGGGATGTCGAATTGGGAAAGAAATGGGACGTGTCGTTGGAGTATCTATAG
- a CDS encoding ABC transporter ATP-binding protein, whose translation MSDIAVRVDGLSKRYRLGARQKGHGTLRDHLMSGLKSLLNRNDLGGKSAGCGESSESLRDADFFWALQNVSFEVRRGEAVGIIGRNGAGKSTLLKLLSRITEPTDGRIELDSRVSALLEVGTGFHSELTGRENIYLNGTILGMKRAEISRKFDEIVAFAEIEQFIDTPVKRYSSGMAMRLGFAVAAHLESEILIVDEVLAVGDAAFQKKCLGKMEGVAKEGRTIFFVSHNMPAVTRLCERGILLEEGKLCRDGSSHEVVNAYLHSELGTMSSREWLDPLKAPKGEVAMLRAVRVRTKDGHSAEKFDIRKPVGLEMEYDVLKPGYKLMPSIMLWNEEGVCLLDTPETDPAWRGRVRPPGRYRSTAWIPGNFLTEGTMFLSVALETLDPLVMQFYERQVVAFSVVDTCEGDSARGDFAGKLRGVVRPLLEWSTLVGSESIQSNLLSVDTHQRF comes from the coding sequence ATGAGTGATATCGCTGTCCGCGTCGATGGACTCTCGAAACGGTATAGGCTGGGGGCACGACAAAAGGGTCATGGCACCTTGCGTGATCATCTGATGTCAGGCCTCAAGTCCTTACTGAATCGAAACGATCTTGGAGGAAAAAGTGCTGGATGCGGTGAATCCTCTGAGTCACTGCGTGATGCAGACTTCTTCTGGGCTCTACAGAATGTATCGTTTGAGGTGAGACGTGGTGAAGCGGTGGGAATCATCGGCCGAAATGGTGCTGGAAAGAGTACCTTACTGAAGCTGCTCTCACGTATCACGGAACCAACTGATGGTCGGATCGAACTTGATAGTCGTGTGTCAGCACTTCTAGAGGTTGGGACAGGGTTTCATAGTGAGCTGACTGGACGGGAGAATATATACTTAAACGGAACCATTCTTGGGATGAAGCGGGCTGAGATAAGCAGAAAGTTCGATGAAATTGTGGCGTTCGCTGAAATAGAGCAGTTTATCGATACACCGGTAAAACGGTATTCCAGTGGAATGGCCATGCGATTAGGGTTTGCCGTGGCGGCCCATTTGGAATCAGAGATTCTGATCGTCGATGAGGTGTTGGCAGTCGGTGACGCTGCCTTCCAGAAGAAATGTTTGGGCAAGATGGAGGGAGTGGCCAAAGAAGGGCGTACGATTTTTTTTGTCAGTCATAATATGCCCGCGGTGACACGGTTATGTGAGCGTGGAATCTTGTTGGAAGAAGGGAAACTGTGTCGAGATGGAAGTTCTCACGAAGTGGTCAACGCGTATTTGCACTCGGAACTTGGCACCATGTCCTCCCGTGAATGGCTGGACCCGCTTAAAGCTCCCAAAGGTGAGGTGGCTATGCTACGAGCGGTACGGGTTCGCACCAAGGATGGTCACTCTGCGGAGAAGTTTGATATCCGAAAGCCGGTGGGTCTTGAGATGGAATATGACGTGCTCAAGCCGGGCTACAAACTTATGCCTTCCATCATGTTGTGGAATGAGGAAGGGGTGTGTCTACTCGACACTCCTGAGACTGATCCAGCGTGGCGAGGGCGTGTCAGGCCGCCTGGTCGCTACCGAAGCACGGCCTGGATTCCTGGTAATTTCCTTACTGAGGGGACGATGTTTCTGAGCGTGGCCTTGGAGACCTTAGATCCCCTGGTGATGCAATTCTATGAACGCCAAGTGGTGGCCTTCTCCGTGGTTGATACCTGTGAGGGTGACTCGGCGCGTGGTGATTTTGCAGGAAAGCTCCGAGGTGTGGTAAGGCCGCTCCTAGAATGGAGTACTCTTGTAGGTTCCGAGAGCATTCAGTCTAATCTGCTAAGTGTCGATACTCATCAAAGATTCTGA
- a CDS encoding ABC transporter permease yields the protein MIIQKRSGLLDIDWSALWEYRELGYILIWRDVTVRYKQTAIGVAWVILQPLITMLIFTAIFGMLAKVPSDGVWYPVFSLTALLPWTYFAQAVTRAGESVVTNAKIVSKIYFPRLWLPLAMVVSPLIDFALSMVLLFGLLLYAGIPLSWKVVTLPAFIVLAMLTALGLSLFTAAMNVKYRDVGHAIPFVIQIWMYLSPIVYPVSLVPEQWRWLYGLNPMTGVIEGFRWALLGRTAPDWTLIVESVIVLLLVVISGLVYFRKMERQFADII from the coding sequence TTGATCATACAAAAGAGAAGCGGACTCTTGGATATCGACTGGTCTGCTCTCTGGGAGTACCGAGAGTTGGGGTACATCCTCATCTGGCGAGACGTCACGGTCCGCTATAAGCAAACAGCGATTGGAGTGGCCTGGGTCATTCTGCAGCCGTTGATCACCATGCTGATCTTTACGGCGATATTTGGCATGTTAGCCAAGGTGCCTTCCGATGGAGTTTGGTACCCTGTTTTTTCACTCACAGCTCTGCTCCCGTGGACCTATTTTGCGCAAGCGGTGACTCGTGCGGGTGAAAGCGTCGTTACCAATGCAAAAATAGTCAGCAAGATTTACTTCCCACGCTTATGGCTTCCCCTTGCTATGGTTGTTTCGCCACTCATTGATTTCGCGCTGTCCATGGTGCTGTTGTTTGGGCTGCTCCTCTATGCAGGCATTCCGCTTAGCTGGAAAGTGGTCACATTGCCGGCTTTTATAGTGCTTGCGATGCTGACCGCCCTTGGTCTGAGCCTATTTACTGCCGCTATGAATGTCAAATATCGGGATGTTGGGCATGCGATTCCCTTTGTCATTCAGATCTGGATGTATCTCTCGCCGATTGTGTACCCGGTCAGCCTCGTTCCGGAACAGTGGAGATGGCTCTATGGTCTCAATCCCATGACGGGAGTCATTGAAGGCTTCCGCTGGGCCTTGTTAGGGCGGACTGCTCCGGACTGGACCTTGATAGTGGAGAGCGTTATCGTACTTCTGCTTGTGGTGATATCAGGTTTAGTGTATTTCAGGAAGATGGAGAGACAGTTTGCTGATATTATTTGA
- a CDS encoding glycosyltransferase family 2 protein produces MINYSLINMNSESQPVVSVVTPVYNGGEYLAECIESVLGQTYQNWEYCIVNNCSTDRTLEIAKAYAKKDKRIRIHNNSEFVGCDENGNIAFQQISPGSKYCKVVQADDWMFPECLMEMVKLAEAHPTIAIVSSYRLTNIRITVQALPYTSRVISGRDICRMTLLGLPSVFGSPSAMLIHADEVRKRPHFYNVANPHCDMEVCLDILRERDFGFVHQMLTFERSHPQSESSRGSRYGFTPFGRFEHVTKYGQEYLSEKELTVMLKRRRDEYYAFLGDRVFRNKENGFWEYQKTALGRIGQSLNMARVIRAVILEVLDVILNPLHTFKRIAGKLSHSAEGVPKPRLENNGHGKSS; encoded by the coding sequence ATGATAAACTATTCGTTGATCAATATGAACTCCGAATCCCAGCCGGTAGTGAGCGTAGTGACACCGGTCTATAATGGAGGAGAATATTTGGCCGAATGCATTGAAAGTGTGCTGGGGCAGACCTATCAGAACTGGGAATATTGCATCGTCAACAATTGTAGTACGGACCGAACTCTCGAGATCGCCAAAGCCTATGCCAAAAAAGATAAACGGATTCGAATCCATAACAACTCAGAATTCGTCGGCTGCGATGAAAATGGAAACATTGCTTTTCAGCAGATCTCGCCGGGCAGTAAGTATTGCAAGGTTGTTCAAGCGGACGATTGGATGTTTCCGGAATGTCTCATGGAAATGGTGAAGCTGGCGGAGGCGCACCCCACCATTGCAATTGTCAGTTCCTATCGCCTGACAAACATACGTATAACGGTGCAGGCGTTGCCCTATACAAGTCGTGTTATCTCTGGTCGAGATATCTGCCGCATGACGCTTCTTGGCCTGCCGTCTGTTTTTGGATCACCATCGGCGATGCTGATTCATGCTGATGAGGTGAGGAAACGACCACACTTCTATAATGTGGCCAATCCTCACTGTGATATGGAGGTGTGTCTCGATATCCTCCGTGAGCGGGATTTCGGTTTCGTGCATCAGATGTTGACGTTTGAACGCTCGCATCCTCAATCGGAGAGCAGTCGTGGTAGCCGGTATGGGTTCACCCCATTCGGGAGATTTGAGCATGTGACGAAATATGGGCAGGAATACTTGAGCGAGAAAGAACTTACGGTCATGCTTAAAAGACGGAGAGATGAGTATTACGCATTTCTCGGCGATCGGGTCTTCCGAAATAAAGAGAACGGGTTTTGGGAATATCAGAAGACTGCTCTGGGTAGAATCGGCCAGTCGCTGAACATGGCAAGGGTCATCAGGGCTGTGATCCTTGAGGTGCTTGATGTGATATTGAATCCGCTACACACCTTCAAGAGGATTGCGGGGAAGTTGTCTCATTCCGCTGAGGGTGTGCCGAAACCACGCTTGGAGAATAATGGGCATGGGAAGAGTTCTTGA
- a CDS encoding phytanoyl-CoA dioxygenase family protein: MNTVYYDPSFSDERRRDELYHGQLLVYSPRKSSLAFIEFARKMIREAFAPYDPETAQFHLSVEQYADILGKLKPSFIHHPESKMLMRNIFEEMGCNLEKTYFDVPKMRSSTSDNYLTTGIAYAWHPHRDTWYSAPPCQINWWIPIYDIQSTNAMAFHPQYWNTPVKNSSKGYNYYLWNQQNRGAHVAKFLKEDPRPLPRPTEPLSMEPQVRLIVPAGGIVLFSAAQMHSSVPNTSGKTRFSIDFRVVSLDDVAQRKGAPRVDEECSGTTMRDYLRATDLAHISDELVALYDDETVGEGKLVYAVEEKQDH, from the coding sequence ATGAACACAGTGTATTATGACCCTTCATTTTCAGATGAACGACGTCGAGACGAACTCTATCATGGTCAACTGCTGGTATATTCACCGCGCAAGAGCAGCCTCGCGTTTATTGAATTTGCTCGGAAAATGATCAGGGAGGCGTTTGCCCCGTATGACCCGGAGACGGCTCAATTCCATTTATCAGTCGAGCAGTATGCCGACATTCTTGGAAAGCTCAAACCAAGCTTTATCCATCACCCTGAATCCAAGATGCTCATGCGGAACATTTTTGAGGAGATGGGTTGTAATCTCGAAAAGACATACTTTGATGTCCCGAAGATGCGAAGCTCCACCAGCGATAACTATTTGACGACTGGAATTGCGTATGCGTGGCATCCCCATCGGGACACGTGGTATTCGGCGCCCCCATGTCAGATCAATTGGTGGATTCCAATCTATGATATTCAGTCGACCAACGCCATGGCGTTTCACCCCCAGTACTGGAATACGCCTGTAAAAAACAGTTCCAAAGGGTACAACTACTATTTATGGAATCAACAAAATCGAGGGGCTCATGTCGCAAAGTTCTTGAAAGAGGATCCTCGGCCTTTGCCAAGGCCGACAGAACCTCTTTCGATGGAGCCGCAGGTCCGTTTGATCGTGCCAGCGGGAGGTATTGTGCTGTTTTCTGCAGCACAGATGCACTCGAGCGTCCCCAATACATCAGGGAAAACGAGGTTTAGTATCGACTTTCGTGTAGTCAGCCTTGATGATGTGGCGCAACGGAAAGGCGCTCCTCGGGTAGATGAAGAGTGCTCTGGGACCACAATGAGGGACTATTTGCGGGCGACTGATTTGGCTCACATTTCTGATGAACTCGTTGCACTCTATGATGATGAAACGGTTGGTGAAGGAAAGCTTGTCTACGCAGTCGAGGAGAAGCAGGATCACTGA
- a CDS encoding polysaccharide biosynthesis/export family protein has protein sequence MKYALWYMILLGAVAFTSSTAFSESGLPKPDGGKIPTDVPLLPSTTGQTEKASSQVTMDKLSNAVGTEYVIGAEDVLDVTVWRNVDLSRQVQVRPDGRISMPIIRDVVAVGKTPTKLAEEMTNKLKEYVQNPVVAVTLKEVNSSNIFLLGEVAHPGKYPLKSRTTLLQGITMAGGFKETAARNQIVIFRFTETAPGMKRFTASYDDIVLRSGISDNFELKPGDTLVVPSESMVVFPGR, from the coding sequence ATGAAATATGCCTTGTGGTATATGATTCTATTGGGAGCGGTGGCATTCACCTCTAGCACCGCATTCAGTGAATCGGGTTTACCCAAACCTGATGGCGGAAAGATTCCAACAGATGTTCCCCTCTTGCCATCGACCACAGGGCAGACCGAGAAAGCAAGTAGTCAGGTCACGATGGATAAGCTGTCGAATGCGGTTGGTACAGAATATGTCATCGGCGCTGAAGATGTGTTGGATGTTACTGTATGGCGGAACGTTGATTTGTCAAGGCAGGTGCAAGTGCGCCCGGATGGACGAATTTCAATGCCGATCATTCGTGATGTCGTGGCTGTAGGGAAGACTCCCACCAAATTGGCTGAGGAAATGACGAACAAGCTGAAGGAGTATGTTCAAAACCCGGTCGTTGCAGTGACCTTGAAGGAGGTCAATAGCTCCAATATTTTTCTCCTGGGTGAAGTCGCCCATCCTGGTAAATACCCACTCAAGAGCAGGACAACGCTCTTGCAAGGAATTACAATGGCAGGGGGATTTAAGGAAACGGCCGCAAGAAATCAGATCGTCATTTTCCGGTTTACTGAGACAGCTCCGGGCATGAAGCGATTCACCGCGAGTTATGATGACATTGTGCTTCGTAGTGGTATCAGTGACAACTTTGAGCTGAAGCCTGGCGATACTCTTGTTGTTCCCAGTGAGTCGATGGTGGTGTTTCCTGGTCGATAG
- a CDS encoding glycosyltransferase → MDFKSLVMIAYYFPPEGNAAVYRPLRFLKALVGQGWRATVISSEPYKYERHDPTLLSQVPPLTPIIRVKGRDPWRAMQSWREVRLVSKLASSSVEESRKLVAGHHASWRTRLREGVRLLEACVYRPDLAMPWIGPTTREAIAACQRNRPDVIWATIGPLSSGVVAYRASIATGIPYVLDFRDPWGLGYYPEERKRPGWAKRIDDQFISSMFKQAQAVVFLFESIAESYLQAFPGALDKTKIHIIPNGFEGEVEAFTHVPSERCIVLYAGMLSSYRYDTLLEGLVQLRHKDRGSAARLKLRFVGEGLRELSERVERLGLRNVVEILPPTSSAEVRRLQQEAHALLILGRYPQRTGHELVAGAKLFGYLQAGRPIIGVVPHDETRRILNQVGSVLIADADAPEEVATVFEQLLDAWSSRTLERFVPNRAACQGYSSSQQISNLIAALSGTSPERVLNVEPSTLPQVGSRRL, encoded by the coding sequence ATGGATTTCAAATCTCTTGTCATGATCGCATACTATTTCCCTCCGGAGGGGAATGCTGCAGTGTATCGTCCTCTTCGATTCTTGAAGGCGTTGGTAGGTCAAGGCTGGCGCGCCACAGTTATCTCCAGTGAGCCGTACAAGTATGAACGGCATGATCCGACGCTCTTGAGCCAGGTGCCACCACTGACTCCGATTATTCGAGTCAAAGGGCGAGATCCCTGGCGAGCCATGCAGTCCTGGCGCGAAGTGCGTCTTGTGAGCAAGCTTGCTAGTTCATCGGTCGAAGAATCCCGGAAGCTTGTTGCGGGACATCATGCCTCCTGGCGCACGAGGCTTCGTGAGGGAGTGAGGTTGCTGGAGGCTTGCGTGTATCGCCCTGATCTGGCCATGCCCTGGATAGGACCTACAACTCGAGAAGCTATAGCAGCCTGCCAGCGAAATCGGCCAGACGTTATATGGGCCACTATCGGACCGCTCTCGTCTGGTGTGGTTGCGTATCGAGCATCGATTGCGACGGGAATTCCCTATGTCCTGGACTTCCGTGATCCCTGGGGTCTTGGGTATTATCCGGAAGAGCGCAAGCGCCCAGGGTGGGCTAAGAGAATTGACGACCAGTTCATTTCTAGTATGTTCAAGCAGGCTCAAGCTGTCGTGTTTCTGTTTGAATCCATCGCAGAGTCCTATTTGCAGGCGTTTCCGGGTGCATTAGACAAAACCAAGATTCATATTATTCCAAACGGTTTCGAAGGAGAGGTCGAAGCATTTACTCACGTACCGAGTGAGCGGTGTATAGTTCTCTATGCTGGCATGCTAAGCAGTTATCGCTATGACACTCTCCTCGAAGGACTTGTCCAGCTAAGGCATAAAGATCGAGGGAGTGCCGCTCGGTTGAAGCTTCGGTTTGTTGGTGAGGGACTTCGGGAACTGTCAGAGCGTGTTGAGAGGCTAGGTCTACGTAATGTTGTTGAGATTCTTCCTCCGACTTCAAGCGCGGAAGTTCGTCGGCTCCAACAAGAAGCACACGCGCTTTTGATATTGGGACGATACCCGCAGAGGACAGGACATGAACTTGTGGCGGGCGCAAAGCTATTCGGCTATCTCCAGGCAGGACGGCCAATTATTGGAGTTGTGCCTCATGATGAAACACGCCGCATTCTTAACCAAGTTGGGAGCGTGCTGATTGCGGATGCAGATGCTCCTGAGGAGGTGGCCACTGTCTTTGAGCAGCTTCTCGATGCATGGTCGAGCAGGACCCTCGAACGGTTCGTTCCAAATCGTGCGGCCTGTCAGGGCTACTCGAGCAGTCAACAAATTTCAAATCTTATTGCCGCCTTAAGTGGTACGTCACCCGAACGGGTATTGAATGTAGAGCCCTCTACTTTGCCTCAGGTTGGCAGTCGGAGGTTGTAA
- a CDS encoding outer membrane beta-barrel protein produces the protein MPSGTRLDDYVTAVGGAVELLHETRDIDAKLKLGGDFNAYMENTSLNFFNAKVNGTIGLDRWVDQYVRGGRLRVTENFRYTPQSPGFVTGVRQAIAQDNTFFTGLQAFRANTFTNTTAVTGSYPISRDFALEGGYTLGIRRFGSIVGGDGNTDVRFFNTTSNTWFGGPRYQLSKNDSIAAVYRQSFILQSRSGGRSFATNIITLAGNYEKKIQEWEFKVEAGVTFVEPGSGTFPTGSMQVSNHIERDTVLRVVVFREARPSVFLVGGAVLSNVGQVGISHRIYERLTLEGEAAFGYNEFFQPTISTNSTFQNFSGTPRLTYKLTRDITADISYTFNYVKSDASSIQYQFSRHMVGFFLTAEWK, from the coding sequence TTGCCATCAGGTACGCGTCTGGACGACTATGTGACCGCCGTTGGCGGAGCGGTGGAATTGTTGCACGAGACTCGGGATATTGATGCTAAGCTGAAGCTTGGAGGAGACTTCAATGCGTATATGGAAAATACCAGTCTGAATTTTTTTAATGCAAAGGTCAACGGCACTATTGGATTGGATCGATGGGTCGATCAGTATGTCAGGGGGGGCAGGTTGCGCGTCACGGAAAACTTTAGATATACCCCGCAATCTCCTGGTTTTGTGACCGGCGTGAGGCAGGCAATTGCCCAGGATAATACATTTTTTACCGGTCTCCAGGCGTTTCGAGCGAATACCTTCACTAACACAACGGCTGTGACTGGCTCATATCCAATATCGAGAGACTTTGCATTGGAGGGAGGCTATACATTAGGCATAAGAAGGTTTGGCAGTATTGTGGGAGGAGATGGTAATACTGATGTCAGATTCTTCAATACTACGAGCAATACCTGGTTTGGAGGGCCTCGGTATCAGCTTTCGAAAAACGACAGTATTGCAGCCGTGTATCGACAGAGTTTCATACTCCAGTCGCGATCCGGTGGTAGGTCATTTGCTACCAACATAATTACCTTGGCAGGGAACTACGAAAAGAAAATCCAGGAATGGGAGTTCAAGGTTGAAGCCGGAGTGACCTTTGTCGAACCAGGTAGTGGGACTTTCCCTACGGGCAGCATGCAAGTCAGCAACCACATTGAGCGGGATACGGTACTTCGGGTGGTAGTTTTTCGGGAGGCTAGGCCATCAGTGTTTCTCGTGGGTGGCGCCGTTCTTAGCAATGTTGGGCAGGTCGGCATCAGTCACCGAATATATGAACGGCTCACTCTTGAGGGAGAGGCTGCCTTTGGGTACAACGAATTCTTCCAACCGACCATTAGTACTAATTCGACGTTTCAGAATTTTTCTGGAACACCGCGTCTTACCTATAAGCTGACGAGAGACATCACTGCGGATATCTCGTATACCTTTAACTATGTCAAGAGTGACGCATCTTCTATTCAATACCAATTCTCTCGCCATATGGTTGGGTTCTTTCTGACTGCGGAGTGGAAATAG
- a CDS encoding glutamate-1-semialdehyde 2,1-aminomutase, with translation MRFDKSKALQDRAHALIPGGCHTYARGDDQYPEQAPGFLIKGRGCHVWDVDGNEFIEYNMGLRSVTLGYADERILGAARKYMQEGSSFTRPSPIEVECAEEMLSLIEGAEMVKFGKNGSDVTSAAIRLSRAYTGRDLVAVCADHPFFSGDDWFIGSTPISTGIPKVTQELTVKFSYNSIESVQALFQQYPGRIACLILEPEKETAPVDGFLMKVQELCRKNGSVFILDEMICGFRWHNGGGQGYHRIIPDLSTFGKALANGFSVSALVGKREIMRLGGLDHEHERVFLLSLTHGAETHSLAAAMEVIRTYKREPVIETMWRAGERLERGVRKSIGEHHLQEYFKVLGKPCCQIYATLDGEKTPSQAFRTLFLQETIKGGVLAPSFVVSSSHTDTDIDRTIEVIDKALQVYRKALDEGLDRYLVGRPVKPVFRRYA, from the coding sequence ATGAGATTTGATAAGTCGAAGGCATTGCAAGATCGGGCGCATGCTCTCATTCCAGGAGGGTGTCACACCTATGCCAGGGGTGATGATCAGTACCCTGAGCAAGCTCCAGGGTTTCTCATCAAAGGGCGTGGATGTCATGTCTGGGACGTCGACGGCAATGAGTTTATCGAATACAACATGGGGCTTCGGTCCGTGACCTTGGGGTATGCAGATGAGCGTATCCTCGGTGCTGCCCGCAAGTACATGCAGGAGGGCAGTAGCTTTACAAGACCTTCGCCGATAGAGGTTGAATGTGCGGAGGAAATGCTCAGCCTTATAGAAGGGGCTGAAATGGTGAAGTTCGGGAAAAACGGCTCGGATGTCACAAGTGCTGCCATACGACTGTCCCGTGCATACACGGGACGAGACCTGGTGGCTGTTTGTGCTGACCATCCATTTTTTTCTGGGGATGATTGGTTTATCGGATCCACTCCGATTTCTACTGGTATTCCGAAGGTGACTCAAGAACTCACGGTCAAGTTTTCTTATAACTCTATAGAAAGTGTTCAAGCGCTGTTTCAGCAGTATCCCGGACGAATTGCGTGTCTCATTTTGGAGCCGGAGAAAGAGACGGCGCCCGTGGATGGCTTTCTTATGAAAGTGCAGGAGCTTTGTAGGAAGAATGGGTCGGTCTTTATCCTTGATGAAATGATTTGTGGTTTTCGATGGCACAATGGCGGTGGCCAAGGATATCACCGGATCATCCCTGACTTGTCGACATTTGGCAAAGCCTTAGCCAACGGCTTCTCGGTTTCGGCACTAGTCGGAAAAAGAGAGATCATGAGACTTGGAGGATTGGATCATGAGCATGAGCGGGTGTTTTTACTATCGCTGACACACGGTGCTGAAACTCATAGTCTGGCGGCTGCTATGGAGGTCATTCGGACATATAAACGGGAACCTGTCATTGAAACGATGTGGCGGGCGGGTGAGAGATTGGAAAGAGGAGTACGGAAGTCAATAGGCGAGCATCACTTGCAGGAATACTTCAAGGTATTGGGAAAGCCGTGTTGTCAAATCTATGCCACTCTAGACGGCGAGAAGACTCCATCTCAGGCGTTCAGAACTCTTTTTCTTCAGGAGACAATCAAGGGAGGGGTTCTCGCTCCTTCGTTTGTTGTGAGTAGTAGTCACACGGATACCGATATCGATAGGACGATTGAGGTGATTGACAAAGCGTTGCAGGTTTACCGAAAAGCACTGGATGAGGGGCTCGATAGGTATCTTGTTGGTCGTCCAGTAAAGCCCGTGTTTCGTCGCTATGCCTAG